Proteins encoded within one genomic window of Arachis ipaensis cultivar K30076 chromosome B08, Araip1.1, whole genome shotgun sequence:
- the LOC107610359 gene encoding arogenate dehydratase/prephenate dehydratase 1, chloroplastic, which produces MAVASSLALSGLASFQLCCCNSLLRVKNSDFGLSLENYHHKRAATTKWGFLLGGVSVLHVENPWKPARIMVQHVVHNDQLGGDVVSQGLHKDLGSLPKPLSISDIVAASDDSAKVRISYKGIPGSYSEDAAHKVYPNCETVPCHDYEAAFKAVELWIADKVVVPIENSSGGSIHRNYDLLLRHRLHIVAEVQLATNLSLLALPGVRVEYLKRVLRHLQALELSDNFLTKLGVARENVDDTAGAAQHVALDGLYDAGAIASIRAAEIYGLNVLAEKVQDDGEIISRYLVLARDPIIPKSDKLFKTSIVFTLDEGPGVLFKALAVFALRDINLTKIESRPQRNRPLRVVDDSNTGSAKYFDYLFYIDFEASMTEPRAQTALGHLQEFATFLRVLGCYPMDTTI; this is translated from the exons ATGGCTGTGGCATCGTCTCTTGCTCTATCAGGGCTTGCAAGTTTCCAACTTTGTTGTTGTAACAGCTTGTTGAGGGTGAAGAACAGTGATTTTGGATTAAGTTTGGAGAATTATCATCACAAGAGAGCAGCAACAACCAAATGGGGGTTCCTCCTTGGTGGGGTTTCTGTGTTGCATGTTGAGAATCCATGGAAGCCAGCTAGGATAATGGTACAGCATGTTGTTCATAATGATCAATTGGGTGGTGATGTTGTATCTCAGGGATTGCATAAGGATTTGGGTTCTCTTCCAA AGCCTTTGTCCATATCCGATATTGTGGCTGCTTCTGATGATAGTGCTAAAGTGCGAATATCATATAAG GGAATACCTGGATCATACAGCGAGGATGCTGCACACAAAGTGTACCCTAATTGTGAAACAGTTCCTTGCCATGATTATGAAGCTGCCTTTAAG GCTGTTGAATTATGGATTGCTGACAAAGTTGTTGTTCCAATAGAGAATTCATCCGGGGGAAGCATCCATCGAAACTATGATTTACTTCTTCGTCATAGGCTGCATATTGTTGCTGAGGTGCAGTTGGCTACTAATCTCTCACTTTTAGCTTTGCCAGGTGTCAGAGTAGAGTACTTGAAACGAGTTCTAA GACATCTGCAG GCACTTGAATTGAGTGATAATTTCTTGACTAAACTAGGTGTTGCCAGAGAAAATGTTGATGATACAGCTGGTGCTGCTCAG CATGTAGCTTTGGATGGTCTATATGATGCCGGTGCGATTGCAAGCATTCGAGCTGCAGAAATTTATGGGCTTAATGTGCTTGCAGAAAAAGTTCAG GACGATGGTGAAATCATCAGTCGTTATCTCGTGCTTGCCAGGGATCCAATAATTCCGAAATCTGATAAGCTCTTTAAG ACAAGCATTGTGTTTACACTGGACGAGGGTCCTGGGGTACTGTTTAAGGCGTTGGCAGTATTTGCCTTAAGAGATATAAACTTAACCAAG ATTGAAAGTCGCCCACAACGAAATCGGCCGTTAAGAGTTGTTGATGATTCGAACACCGGGAGTGCCAA GTATTTCGACTACCTTTTCTACATTGATTTTGAGGCATCTATGACTGAGCCCCGAGCACAAACCGCTTTAGGACATCTGCAG GAATTCGCCACATTTCTTCGGGTGCTGGGCTGCTATCCTATGGATACAACCATATGA